Proteins from one Cellulosilyticum lentocellum DSM 5427 genomic window:
- a CDS encoding glycoside hydrolase family 3 N-terminal domain-containing protein encodes MKRYIRIFLLIMVLLVVGCTNSDSSLKESVASDEIKEKTDEVEKQSNQKLNEEQKEDTPKASIREEEQEVKETITLEEKIEAYMQQMTIEEKIGQLFMIAIRKDQQGEPITQMNEEVKKLLTTYPVGGIILFKENIVTAKQTQELISDLQAMSTIPLFIGVDEEGGSVSRVGSNSQINEVPFKIAFSIGETGDPELAYKEATRMGKLLKSLGFNMNFAPVADIYNEPGNTVIGKRSFGETAETVTPMVIRFAEGLIQEGIQPVLKHFPGHGNTLEDSHEGLAYINKSLEELELEELIPFTKALESGVGALMRGHLMVKTVDDSLPASLSPIWGNYILAHYDCDNILLMTDAMDMGAIQNQYSVEEAALLCIEAENDICLMPADIGKAYTALVEGYKEGRLTEERINRSVRKILSKKVAQNSLVLE; translated from the coding sequence ATGAAAAGATATATTCGGATATTTTTGTTAATCATGGTATTGCTAGTAGTAGGCTGTACAAATAGTGATAGTAGCTTAAAGGAAAGCGTAGCATCAGATGAAATAAAGGAGAAGACAGATGAGGTAGAAAAGCAATCTAATCAAAAGCTTAATGAGGAGCAAAAAGAAGATACACCAAAAGCAAGTATAAGGGAAGAAGAACAAGAAGTGAAAGAAACAATAACGCTAGAAGAAAAAATAGAAGCTTATATGCAGCAAATGACTATAGAAGAAAAAATAGGACAACTTTTTATGATTGCCATTCGTAAAGATCAGCAAGGAGAGCCAATCACTCAAATGAATGAAGAAGTAAAAAAGCTTCTTACTACTTATCCGGTAGGCGGCATTATTCTTTTTAAAGAAAACATAGTAACGGCAAAACAGACACAAGAACTTATTAGTGATCTACAAGCAATGAGCACCATTCCTCTATTTATAGGTGTAGATGAAGAAGGAGGGAGCGTGAGCAGGGTAGGAAGTAATAGTCAAATAAATGAAGTTCCTTTTAAAATAGCTTTTAGTATAGGAGAAACAGGAGATCCTGAGTTAGCTTATAAAGAAGCTACAAGGATGGGGAAACTCTTAAAAAGCCTAGGATTTAATATGAATTTTGCACCTGTAGCAGATATTTATAATGAACCTGGTAATACAGTGATTGGAAAAAGAAGCTTTGGAGAAACAGCGGAGACTGTCACACCTATGGTGATTCGTTTCGCAGAAGGTTTAATTCAGGAAGGGATTCAACCTGTACTGAAGCATTTCCCGGGACATGGTAATACCCTTGAGGATTCTCATGAAGGATTAGCTTATATTAACAAGAGTCTAGAAGAGCTAGAGTTAGAGGAGCTCATTCCCTTTACAAAAGCACTTGAATCAGGAGTAGGAGCTTTAATGAGAGGACACCTAATGGTGAAAACAGTAGATGATAGTCTACCTGCTTCTTTGTCACCTATATGGGGAAATTATATCTTAGCGCATTATGATTGTGATAACATTTTATTAATGACAGATGCTATGGATATGGGAGCTATTCAAAATCAATATTCAGTAGAAGAAGCAGCGCTGCTTTGTATAGAGGCGGAAAATGACATTTGTTTAATGCCGGCTGACATAGGAAAAGCTTATACTGCTCTTGTGGAAGGCTATAAAGAAGGAAGATTGACGGAAGAAAGAATTAATCGTTCAGTTAGAAAAATTTTGTCAAAAAAAGTGGCACAAAATAGTCTTGTACTTGAATAA
- a CDS encoding DUF2225 domain-containing protein — MHPSEDPEILKSVLYDKSCTCPLCGKAFTTKTIKLGKNQVTSIDEDLYAHYSTVNPLLYDIIVCPECGYSAVTKNFSSLLSKQKEWLSAHFYRGSQIPAYGEYTTIDEAIHKHKIALLACITRKSKLGEQAYLALHIAWLYRDKGDDAESKDFLKRAYDGFAEALTKENFPILGLDEATLLYMLAAMAHELSKPEESKQYLSSVITMPGLSPRLKDHALNLKEKLYEKR, encoded by the coding sequence ATGCATCCAAGTGAGGATCCAGAAATACTTAAAAGTGTTCTATATGATAAATCTTGTACCTGCCCCCTTTGTGGCAAAGCTTTTACTACTAAAACCATTAAATTAGGTAAAAACCAAGTAACTTCTATTGATGAGGATCTCTATGCTCATTATTCTACGGTTAATCCCTTACTTTATGATATCATTGTTTGTCCTGAATGTGGTTATAGTGCTGTAACAAAAAACTTTTCTTCTTTGCTATCTAAACAAAAAGAATGGTTAAGTGCTCATTTTTATAGAGGAAGTCAAATTCCGGCCTATGGTGAATATACCACTATTGATGAGGCTATTCATAAACATAAAATTGCTCTTTTAGCATGTATAACACGCAAAAGCAAATTAGGTGAACAAGCTTATCTTGCTCTACATATTGCCTGGCTTTATCGTGACAAAGGAGATGATGCAGAGTCCAAGGACTTCTTAAAGCGAGCTTACGATGGCTTTGCTGAAGCATTGACTAAAGAAAATTTTCCTATTCTAGGTTTAGACGAAGCAACCCTACTTTATATGTTGGCAGCCATGGCTCATGAACTTAGTAAACCAGAAGAAAGTAAACAATATCTCTCTTCTGTTATTACTATGCCAGGCTTATCTCCTCGTTTAAAAGACCATGCTTTAAATCTAAAAGAAAAGTTATATGAGAAAAGGTAA
- a CDS encoding ADP-ribosylglycohydrolase family protein — MKRSIANFYGCLMGSAIGDALGAPIEFMQYSDIVKVYGASGVKELDIPCGQRYALITDDTQLTLFTAEGLLRSVTRAKRKDHERTLEGTTITLFRAYLRWLHTQGLNTPHWNKKDYDGWLIKVGRLHAYREPGVTCLTALGKGIMGTLEKPLNDSKGCGGMVRVAPIGLVEDEERAFLLGVRSAAITHGSPSVYLSAGALALMIHYLVGDDELEVAIQKALTYIKEKPGSEEVVAALEMAIALVKEGEPNHEQMERLGKGFMAHEALAMSVYAALAHPKDFEAALRLAVNHSGDSDSVGAIVGSLLGTYLGIEAIPTRWIEGVELSREIEHLAEDLVTFYEESDEWLKKYPAW, encoded by the coding sequence ATGAAACGTAGTATAGCTAATTTTTATGGTTGTTTAATGGGCAGCGCTATTGGTGATGCGTTAGGAGCACCAATAGAGTTTATGCAGTATAGTGATATTGTAAAAGTTTATGGAGCAAGTGGCGTAAAAGAATTAGATATTCCTTGCGGGCAACGTTATGCATTAATTACTGATGATACACAGCTAACATTATTTACAGCAGAAGGATTACTACGTAGTGTGACAAGAGCTAAGAGAAAAGATCATGAAAGAACTTTAGAAGGTACAACCATTACTTTGTTTAGAGCTTATTTAAGGTGGCTTCATACACAAGGGTTAAATACACCTCATTGGAATAAGAAGGACTATGATGGATGGCTTATTAAGGTAGGAAGGTTGCATGCTTACCGCGAGCCAGGGGTCACTTGTTTAACTGCTTTAGGAAAAGGGATCATGGGGACACTAGAAAAGCCGCTTAATGATAGTAAAGGCTGTGGTGGAATGGTAAGAGTAGCACCGATTGGTCTTGTTGAAGATGAAGAAAGAGCTTTCTTACTGGGAGTACGTTCAGCAGCGATTACTCATGGTTCACCAAGTGTTTATTTATCAGCAGGTGCACTAGCACTTATGATTCATTATTTAGTGGGGGACGATGAGTTAGAAGTAGCCATTCAAAAGGCACTAACCTATATTAAGGAAAAACCAGGAAGCGAAGAAGTGGTAGCAGCTCTAGAAATGGCTATTGCTTTAGTCAAAGAAGGAGAACCAAACCATGAACAAATGGAACGTTTAGGAAAGGGCTTTATGGCACATGAAGCCTTAGCCATGTCTGTTTATGCAGCACTTGCTCATCCTAAAGATTTTGAAGCAGCTTTAAGATTAGCTGTTAACCATAGTGGTGATAGTGATAGTGTGGGAGCTATTGTGGGTAGTTTATTAGGCACTTATTTGGGAATTGAAGCTATTCCTACTAGATGGATAGAAGGCGTAGAATTAAGTAGAGAGATTGAACACTTAGCAGAGGATTTAGTTACCTTTTATGAAGAAAGTGACGAATGGCTTAAGAAATATCCGGCTTGGTAA
- a CDS encoding methyl-accepting chemotaxis protein has product MRSEMKQYDVNRVHIFIVRLIWIMAVVLFAEQFIGSKEINIEDWVILATPIIATIVIKNKILGTTFKGVILILLPALVGLIVAIAENGTNTSLLVLLATSSIAILYFSTKILVVYAAVINVLLIVGSFILGLPLLGKDISLVYRVKGMLFFELGLVILYIIAKWGGEYMDYSIENAKKSQEMVDKLQEAVKTISTNTEVLNQNIYQVNEAIQSLNEVNHQITISIEQTAQGTEEQAKGIVKLTEWMKDAEDKMSFAKETTDEMSKVSTTIDAEVANSHITIEDMNQQMQEITEAVEASLNNVLELENKIEHIGEFLNAITGIARQTNLLALNASIEAARAGEAGKGFAVVADEIKNLAEECSQVVDAIREIILSLQEKSVVTKEQVIKGSKATATGVEAVKSVKGVFNHLVEAVETLNGQIAIEVDSIHTILEVFIKMNDETNVLASISEEHTAMAEEVNNATRIQNKHFNEMRENLITIKRLGDNLKESIQ; this is encoded by the coding sequence ATGAGAAGTGAAATGAAGCAATACGATGTAAATAGGGTACACATTTTTATAGTAAGACTTATATGGATTATGGCTGTAGTACTTTTTGCAGAACAGTTTATAGGAAGTAAAGAGATTAATATAGAGGATTGGGTCATATTAGCAACACCTATTATAGCAACTATTGTTATAAAAAATAAGATTCTTGGAACGACTTTCAAGGGAGTGATACTTATTTTATTACCAGCTCTTGTGGGACTAATAGTAGCTATAGCAGAAAATGGAACGAATACAAGTTTACTTGTTTTACTAGCAACTTCAAGTATCGCTATTTTATATTTTAGTACAAAGATACTTGTAGTTTATGCTGCTGTTATTAATGTACTTCTTATAGTAGGAAGCTTTATTTTAGGCTTACCACTTTTAGGCAAGGATATTAGTTTAGTTTATCGTGTTAAGGGGATGCTTTTTTTTGAACTTGGTCTAGTTATTCTTTATATTATTGCTAAATGGGGGGGAGAGTACATGGACTATAGTATAGAGAATGCTAAGAAAAGCCAAGAAATGGTAGATAAGCTTCAAGAAGCTGTGAAGACCATTAGTACGAATACAGAAGTACTCAATCAAAATATCTATCAAGTTAATGAAGCTATACAAAGCTTAAATGAAGTAAATCATCAAATTACAATTTCTATAGAACAGACGGCTCAAGGAACAGAGGAACAAGCTAAAGGAATTGTTAAGCTAACGGAGTGGATGAAAGATGCAGAAGATAAAATGAGCTTTGCAAAAGAAACAACAGATGAGATGAGCAAAGTAAGCACGACTATTGATGCAGAGGTAGCTAATAGTCATATCACAATTGAAGATATGAATCAACAAATGCAAGAAATAACTGAAGCAGTTGAAGCAAGTTTAAATAATGTATTAGAGCTAGAAAATAAGATTGAACATATTGGTGAATTTTTAAATGCCATAACAGGGATTGCTAGACAAACCAATCTATTAGCGCTTAATGCTTCAATTGAAGCAGCTAGGGCAGGAGAAGCTGGAAAAGGATTTGCCGTAGTTGCAGATGAAATTAAAAATTTGGCTGAAGAATGTAGCCAAGTAGTAGATGCGATTAGAGAAATCATTCTTTCTTTACAAGAAAAATCAGTTGTTACTAAAGAACAAGTTATAAAGGGAAGTAAAGCTACAGCAACAGGGGTAGAGGCAGTAAAAAGTGTTAAGGGTGTATTTAATCATTTAGTAGAAGCAGTAGAAACGCTTAATGGACAGATTGCCATAGAAGTAGATAGTATCCATACTATTTTAGAAGTCTTTATAAAGATGAATGATGAAACTAATGTTTTAGCTAGTATTTCCGAAGAACATACTGCTATGGCAGAAGAAGTGAATAATGCGACACGTATACAAAACAAACATTTTAACGAAATGAGAGAAAATTTAATTACCATAAAAAGGCTGGGAGATAATCTAAAGGAAAGCATTCAGTAA
- the ilvB gene encoding biosynthetic-type acetolactate synthase large subunit, translated as MKINGAQIIIECLVEQGVDTVFGYPGGQALNIYDALYKNSDRINHILTAHEQGASHAADGYARATGKVGVCIATSGPGATNLVTGIATAYMDSIPMVAITGQVPNSLIGKDSFQEVDIAGITMCITKHNYIVKEIKDLAKTLREAFYIAQSGRPGPVLVDIPKDVTAALYDYQYEVPKSILPVTETIHEKNLQIAVDLIKNAERPFIYSGGGIIASGAQKELLQFAEKISAPVATALMGLGGFPETHPLSTGMIGMHGSVASNKGVTECDLLIAIGARFSDRVVSDVNKFAPHATILQIDVDPAEVGKNVPALASIIGDAREILNKLIPLVPKQENKEWLEKIQSWRDKFKYTYQSGDTLRPQFIMNNIYDQTQGEAIITTEVGQHQMWAAQFYKYTKPRTFISSGGLGTMGYGTGASIGAQIARPDERVVHIAGDGSFRMNCNELCTIAHYNVPVIIVIMNNTTLGMVRQWQTSFYDKRYSQTDLDRGPDFILLAKAYGVKAYDVTTQDEFVNAFEEAWTNREPVVINCHIDKDEKVLPMVAPGAAIDNIILD; from the coding sequence ATGAAAATCAATGGAGCACAAATTATTATAGAATGCTTGGTAGAACAGGGAGTAGATACTGTTTTTGGATATCCAGGAGGGCAGGCACTTAATATTTATGATGCCTTATATAAAAACAGTGACCGCATTAATCATATACTAACAGCTCATGAACAAGGCGCTTCACATGCAGCTGATGGATATGCAAGAGCAACAGGTAAAGTAGGTGTATGTATTGCCACCTCAGGACCAGGAGCTACAAACTTAGTAACAGGCATAGCTACAGCGTATATGGATTCTATACCAATGGTGGCCATTACAGGGCAAGTACCTAATTCACTCATTGGAAAAGACAGTTTCCAAGAAGTAGACATTGCAGGCATTACAATGTGCATCACCAAACATAATTATATCGTTAAAGAAATAAAGGACTTAGCTAAAACCCTTAGAGAGGCTTTTTATATTGCTCAGTCAGGTAGACCAGGCCCTGTCCTTGTAGACATTCCAAAAGATGTGACAGCTGCTTTATATGACTATCAATATGAAGTGCCAAAAAGCATTTTACCAGTTACTGAAACGATACATGAGAAAAATCTTCAAATAGCTGTGGACTTAATTAAAAATGCAGAAAGACCTTTCATTTATAGTGGAGGAGGCATTATTGCTAGTGGTGCACAAAAGGAATTATTACAGTTTGCTGAGAAGATTTCAGCTCCAGTAGCGACGGCTTTAATGGGTCTAGGTGGCTTTCCTGAAACACATCCACTTTCAACTGGAATGATAGGAATGCATGGTAGTGTTGCATCTAATAAAGGTGTTACAGAATGTGACTTACTTATTGCTATTGGTGCAAGGTTTAGTGACCGCGTTGTAAGTGATGTCAATAAGTTCGCGCCTCATGCAACGATTTTGCAGATTGATGTAGACCCAGCAGAGGTGGGTAAGAATGTCCCTGCTTTGGCATCTATTATTGGTGATGCAAGGGAAATTTTAAATAAACTGATACCACTTGTTCCAAAACAAGAAAATAAAGAGTGGTTAGAAAAGATCCAGAGTTGGAGGGATAAGTTTAAATATACGTATCAAAGTGGTGATACGCTTAGACCACAATTTATTATGAATAATATTTATGATCAAACTCAGGGTGAAGCCATTATTACTACAGAGGTAGGTCAGCATCAAATGTGGGCGGCTCAGTTCTATAAATATACAAAGCCTAGAACCTTTATTAGCTCAGGTGGTTTGGGAACTATGGGATATGGTACAGGTGCAAGTATAGGTGCCCAAATTGCTAGACCGGATGAACGTGTGGTGCATATTGCAGGAGACGGTTCTTTCCGAATGAACTGTAATGAGCTTTGTACCATTGCTCATTATAATGTGCCAGTTATTATTGTTATTATGAATAATACAACCTTAGGTATGGTAAGACAGTGGCAAACTTCTTTCTATGATAAACGTTATTCTCAAACAGACTTAGATCGCGGGCCGGATTTTATTTTATTAGCAAAGGCTTATGGCGTAAAAGCTTATGACGTAACGACTCAAGATGAATTTGTAAATGCATTTGAAGAAGCATGGACAAATAGGGAGCCAGTTGTTATTAACTGCCATATTGATAAAGATGAAAAAGTATTACCAATGGTAGCTCCAGGAGCTGCTATTGACAACATTATTTTAGATTAA
- the ilvD gene encoding dihydroxy-acid dehydratase — protein MKSDRVKVGAARTPHRSLFKAMGYIDEEIQKPLVAVVTAKSEIVPGHSHLDKITEAVKTGVRIAGGTPIEIPAIGVCDGIAMGHEGMRYSLVTRELIADSIECMATAHAFDAMVLVPNCDKIVPGMLMGAARMNLPTAVVSGGPMLSGMVNGKKSNLSVTFEAVGAFNAGKITEDELKEYENHACPGCGSCSGMYTANSMNCMCEVLGIALPGNGATPAVFAERIRLAKYTGIAVMEMLEKDIKMRDILNEKAFRNSLTVDMALGCSTNTMLHLPAVAHEAGVHINLDMANEISAKTPNLCHLAPAGSDHMEDLHFAGGVAAVMKELTKKDLLDTSLMTVTGKTIAENLEKVTNKNPEVIRPIENPYSATGGIAVLKGNLAKDACVVKRSAVAPEMLVHTGKAKVFNGEEEATAAILGGKIEKGDVVVIRYEGPKGGPGMREMLEPTACLAGMGLDKDVALITDGRFSGATRGASIGHVSPEAAEGGVIALVEDGDLISIDMNACTINLEVDEEELAKRKEAWVKPEPKVKTGYLARYASLVTSANTGAIFKL, from the coding sequence ATGAAAAGTGATCGTGTAAAAGTAGGAGCTGCAAGAACACCTCATCGCTCTTTATTTAAAGCAATGGGTTATATAGATGAAGAAATTCAAAAACCATTAGTAGCTGTAGTAACAGCTAAGAGTGAAATCGTACCAGGACATTCACATCTCGATAAAATTACAGAAGCTGTTAAAACAGGCGTTCGTATAGCGGGAGGAACACCTATTGAAATTCCTGCAATTGGTGTATGTGATGGTATTGCTATGGGACATGAAGGAATGAGATATTCTCTTGTCACAAGAGAACTTATTGCTGATTCCATTGAATGTATGGCAACAGCACATGCTTTTGATGCTATGGTACTCGTACCAAACTGCGATAAAATTGTACCAGGAATGCTTATGGGAGCAGCTAGGATGAATCTTCCTACAGCAGTTGTAAGTGGAGGGCCAATGCTTTCTGGTATGGTTAATGGTAAGAAGTCAAATCTTTCTGTTACTTTTGAAGCTGTTGGTGCTTTTAATGCTGGTAAGATAACAGAAGATGAGTTAAAAGAATATGAAAATCATGCTTGTCCAGGCTGTGGTTCTTGCTCAGGAATGTATACAGCTAATAGTATGAACTGTATGTGTGAAGTATTAGGCATTGCACTTCCAGGAAACGGCGCTACACCAGCTGTATTTGCAGAGCGTATCCGTTTAGCTAAATATACAGGTATTGCCGTTATGGAAATGCTTGAGAAAGATATTAAAATGCGTGATATTTTAAATGAAAAAGCTTTCCGCAATTCATTAACTGTAGATATGGCGCTTGGCTGTAGTACAAATACTATGCTTCACTTACCAGCTGTAGCACATGAAGCAGGTGTACATATTAACTTAGATATGGCTAATGAAATTTCTGCTAAAACACCTAACCTTTGTCACTTAGCACCAGCAGGTAGCGATCATATGGAAGATCTCCACTTTGCAGGGGGAGTTGCAGCTGTTATGAAAGAGCTTACTAAAAAAGATCTTTTAGATACTTCTCTTATGACTGTAACTGGAAAAACGATTGCAGAAAATCTTGAAAAAGTAACGAATAAAAATCCAGAGGTTATTCGTCCAATTGAAAATCCTTATTCAGCAACAGGCGGTATTGCTGTACTTAAAGGAAACCTAGCAAAAGATGCTTGTGTTGTTAAGCGTTCGGCAGTAGCTCCAGAAATGCTAGTGCACACAGGGAAAGCTAAAGTATTTAATGGTGAAGAAGAAGCAACAGCAGCGATTTTAGGTGGCAAAATTGAAAAAGGGGATGTTGTTGTTATCCGCTATGAGGGACCAAAAGGCGGCCCAGGTATGAGAGAAATGTTAGAGCCTACTGCTTGTCTTGCAGGTATGGGACTTGATAAAGATGTAGCGCTTATTACAGATGGACGTTTCTCAGGAGCAACAAGAGGAGCTAGTATTGGTCACGTTTCACCAGAAGCTGCTGAAGGTGGAGTCATTGCTTTAGTAGAAGATGGGGATCTTATTAGCATTGATATGAACGCATGTACTATTAACTTAGAAGTAGACGAAGAAGAACTTGCTAAGAGAAAAGAAGCATGGGTAAAACCAGAACCAAAAGTTAAAACAGGCTACTTAGCACGTTATGCTTCTTTAGTAACATCTGCGAATACAGGAGCGATATTCAAACTATAG
- the ilvE gene encoding branched-chain-amino-acid transaminase, protein MSSQIIYLDGQYVEEGEAKISVFDHGVLYGDGVFEGIRAYNGRIFRCEDHIDRLYAAAKAIMLEIPLTKEEMTEVLLETCRRNDLRDGYIRLVVTRGKGDLGLSPKTCPKATVFCIAGNITMYPEEMYTKGMPIITSVQRRNKATIVDPQIKSLNYLNNILAKMEANRAGVPEALMLNHDGIVAECTGDNIFIVKDGVIYTPPIHIGILDGITRRTVIELAAKLGFALVEKEFTLFNVYNADECFLTGTAAEAIPVSMVDGRVIGTGNAGEVTKTLLAAFKAYANEQGTDIF, encoded by the coding sequence ATGAGTAGTCAAATCATCTATTTAGATGGGCAATATGTCGAAGAAGGAGAAGCAAAGATTTCCGTTTTCGATCATGGTGTATTATATGGAGATGGTGTTTTTGAAGGTATCAGAGCCTATAATGGTCGTATTTTTAGATGTGAAGATCATATAGATAGACTTTATGCAGCAGCTAAAGCTATTATGTTAGAGATTCCTCTTACAAAAGAAGAGATGACAGAAGTGCTTTTAGAAACTTGCAGAAGAAATGACTTAAGAGATGGCTATATTCGCTTAGTTGTAACAAGAGGAAAAGGGGATTTAGGTTTAAGTCCTAAGACATGTCCAAAAGCAACTGTATTTTGTATCGCAGGCAATATTACCATGTATCCAGAAGAAATGTATACAAAAGGTATGCCTATTATTACTTCTGTTCAAAGGCGTAATAAAGCAACGATTGTTGATCCGCAGATTAAATCACTTAACTACTTAAATAATATTTTAGCTAAAATGGAAGCTAACCGTGCAGGTGTTCCAGAAGCTTTAATGCTTAACCATGATGGGATTGTAGCAGAGTGTACAGGTGATAATATCTTTATTGTAAAAGATGGCGTGATTTATACACCACCTATCCATATTGGTATCTTAGATGGGATTACAAGAAGAACGGTTATAGAACTTGCTGCAAAGCTTGGTTTCGCCTTAGTTGAAAAAGAATTTACATTATTTAATGTATATAATGCTGATGAATGCTTCTTAACAGGTACAGCAGCAGAAGCTATTCCTGTAAGTATGGTGGATGGCAGAGTTATTGGAACCGGTAATGCAGGAGAAGTAACGAAAACCTTATTAGCAGCATTTAAAGCTTATGCTAATGAACAAGGAACAGATATTTTTTAA
- the leuB gene encoding 3-isopropylmalate dehydrogenase, which yields MDFKIVTLPGDGIGPDIVTEAVKVLNKVGEVYGHQFTYDEQMMGGVAIDHKGSSLPKETIDACLAADAVLLGAVGGPKWDNLPNGDRPEKGLLGIRGALKLFANLRPAVLYPQLKHASPLKEEIIGDSLDILIVRELTSGIYFGEKNKVVCEEDDSKTFASDLEKYTVAEIERITRVGFDAAMKRNKKVCVVDKANVLESSRLWRVVVNRVAKDYPEVEYSFMYVDNAAMQLVVNPKQFDVIVTSNIFGDILSDEASIITGSIGMLASASLGEGSLGLYEPSHGSAPDIAGQNKANPIATILSAAMMLRYSLNLDKEANAIEAAVMNVLDAGYRTGDIMSTDMKQIGTVEMGDLITAAIK from the coding sequence ATGGATTTTAAAATAGTCACACTTCCAGGAGATGGAATAGGTCCTGACATTGTTACAGAGGCCGTTAAAGTATTAAATAAAGTTGGTGAAGTCTACGGACATCAATTTACATATGATGAACAAATGATGGGAGGAGTGGCCATTGATCATAAAGGCTCATCTCTTCCAAAAGAAACAATCGATGCATGTTTAGCAGCAGACGCTGTACTTCTTGGCGCTGTGGGTGGCCCTAAATGGGATAATCTTCCTAATGGAGACCGACCAGAAAAAGGTCTTTTAGGTATTCGTGGTGCACTTAAATTATTTGCAAATCTTCGTCCAGCTGTGCTTTATCCACAACTTAAACATGCTAGTCCATTAAAAGAAGAAATCATTGGGGATAGTTTAGATATTCTTATTGTAAGAGAACTTACAAGTGGTATTTATTTTGGAGAAAAAAATAAGGTTGTATGTGAAGAAGACGATAGCAAAACTTTTGCATCTGACCTTGAAAAATATACAGTAGCTGAAATCGAACGTATCACAAGGGTAGGCTTTGATGCAGCTATGAAACGTAACAAAAAAGTATGTGTTGTAGATAAAGCCAATGTACTTGAATCTTCTAGACTTTGGAGAGTCGTTGTTAATCGTGTAGCTAAAGATTATCCAGAAGTAGAGTATTCATTTATGTATGTAGATAATGCAGCGATGCAATTAGTCGTTAATCCAAAACAATTTGATGTTATTGTAACCTCTAATATCTTTGGCGATATTTTATCAGATGAAGCAAGTATTATTACAGGATCAATCGGTATGCTTGCATCAGCTTCACTTGGAGAAGGTTCTCTTGGTTTATATGAGCCAAGTCATGGTAGTGCACCAGATATTGCAGGCCAAAACAAAGCGAATCCAATTGCAACCATCCTTTCAGCAGCTATGATGCTTCGTTATTCACTTAACTTAGATAAAGAAGCAAATGCAATTGAAGCAGCTGTTATGAATGTCCTTGATGCAGGTTACCGCACAGGTGATATCATGAGCACAGACATGAAGCAAATTGGAACAGTTGAAATGGGCGACCTTATTACAGCCGCTATCAAATAA
- the leuD gene encoding 3-isopropylmalate dehydratase small subunit, translating to MNAKGTVFRYGDNVDTDVIIPARYLNTSNGKELAAHCMEDIDVNFVKEVKEGDIIVADKNFGCGSSREHAPLAIKEAGVSCVIARTFARIFYRNAINIGLPILECEAAADGISKGDVVEVNFDTGVITNVTKGESYQGQPFPAFMQEIIQKGGLVNKIKAGM from the coding sequence ATGAATGCAAAAGGAACCGTATTTCGTTATGGCGACAATGTAGATACAGATGTTATTATTCCGGCACGTTATTTAAATACTTCTAACGGAAAAGAGTTAGCAGCTCATTGTATGGAAGATATTGATGTTAATTTTGTGAAAGAAGTTAAAGAAGGAGATATTATCGTAGCTGATAAAAACTTTGGCTGTGGGTCTTCTCGTGAACATGCACCACTGGCTATTAAAGAAGCAGGTGTATCTTGTGTTATTGCAAGAACCTTTGCTCGTATTTTCTACCGCAATGCTATTAATATTGGGCTTCCTATTTTAGAATGTGAAGCAGCAGCAGATGGCATTAGTAAAGGGGATGTAGTAGAAGTTAACTTTGATACAGGAGTCATTACTAATGTAACAAAAGGGGAGAGTTATCAGGGGCAACCATTCCCAGCTTTCATGCAAGAGATTATTCAAAAGGGTGGACTTGTTAATAAAATTAAAGCTGGTATGTAA